GGGTTGGCGCAGATGATCATTTCGTTGACGGCCCAGGCCAGCGGCGGCGGCGCGGCCATGCCGCCGATCTCTTCGTCGAGCATCAGTCGCCACCAGCCGGCCTCCTTGATGGCCTCCACCGTCTTGGCCAACTCGTCGGACACGCTGATCGCGTGCTCGGCCGGGTCGAAGACCGGCGGATTGCGGTCGGCGAAGGCGAAGGTTTCGGCCACCGGGCCTTCGGCCAGGCGAGCGGCCTCGGCCAAGATGGTTCGAGCGGTTTCCTCGTCGAGGTCGCTGAAGCGCCCGTCGCCCAGCACGGCGCCCACGTCGAGCACTTCGAACAGGTTGAACTCGAGATCACGGACATTAGCGATGTAGTGGCCCAACGCGATTCCCTCACTGGTCCCTGAGGCGGCGGATCGTCCGCTCAGTGTGTCCGACGTGGGAAAACGTACGCAACCGTAACCTACGGCGGGCCGCGGGCGGGTTACGCGCCGGCGTCTTCGCGGCGAACCGCGCGCAAGCCAGCTTCCGGTGCGCCGGCTTCGCCGCCCGGGAACATGACGTCGGGTTCCGGCGTTACGGCAAATGTGACAACACTCGATCTCACCGCTGAGAAGTTCAACGAAACCATCGAGGGCAACGACATCGTGCTCGTCGATTTCTGGGCGTCCTGGTGCGGGCCGTGCCGCCAGTTCGGCCCCACTTTCCAGGCGTCCTCGGAGAAGCACCCCGACATCGTGCACGCCAAGGTCGACACCGAAGCCGAACAGCAGCTGGCCGCGGCCGCCCAGATCCGGTCCATCCCGACGCT
This genomic interval from Mycobacterium sp. SMC-2 contains the following:
- the trxA gene encoding thioredoxin — encoded protein: MTTLDLTAEKFNETIEGNDIVLVDFWASWCGPCRQFGPTFQASSEKHPDIVHAKVDTEAEQQLAAAAQIRSIPTLMAFKKGKLLFNQAGALPPAALEDLVQQVRAFDVDAAQAGQAE